The genome window CGCAGTCGCATCACCAAAACACAGTGGTCCCGAGGACAGGCCGCGAGGGAGAAGCTCGCAGCTGAGAGTGCGGATGGAGGAGCGGCGGAGTAGTGCATAATCTGATGGGTTCGGAGGGCCCCGGAGTGATAGATATGTGAGAATGTGAGTGTGACACGAAGCATCGGAGGCGACGGAGGACGAGTGGATGGAATCTGGAAGGGAGGCATGGCCGTGCAGATCATGCGCACTGTCGTCACCGTCGGAATGACTCGTCCCGCAAGAGTAGACAACTTCTCTGGATCGCAAAACTGGGCTACTATTCCTTCCCTTGCCGTCGCGACTCGCGGTGCCTGGAGCGCCCGGGGGCAGCTGCCTACTCACATCGTCGGGGAGAGTCAAGCTACAGCTGGCGCAAGTATCACCGTCAGCTCCCCCCAGAATGTTCAACTTGGAGGGTTCGCTCGAGTTTGGTTGATTCTTCAGGAAATATGGCGAATCTTCAATCTTGGGAGATTTGCCAACTGTTGCGCCGGATGCGTCTGGGCGTTTCGTTGCTTTGGTATCCCTGGCGTCGCCGAGGCGGTTGCGCATGCCATGAGAGGACTGGGTATCGTGAGAAGTTGCGGGGGTATCGTCGGGCGAGAAATCGGAGGTCTCAGGATAGCACTGAGAGCATGAAAAGGGTAGGACCTGCGAACAAATGATCGAGGTGGGACCATGCACTTCGCAGAAATGCGTTAAAGAGAGCTGGTAGAGCGGCATTGTCAGCACCGAGTCTTTTCTCACACTGAAAGCTTCCATGAGCACCCAGAAGCCAGGACTGATATGGAAATGTCAAAAGCATATAGCTGGCAGTGAGAAACGAGGCGTATCCATTGCCAGCATGATGATATAAGAGAATGCGCGCGATGTTGACACAGCGCCACATGTGAAAGGGAGGCGTTGGTCTGTATATAAGAAACACATGCATGCGCCAAAATGGCAAAGGATGGGAAAAGAAAGCAGAGAAGTAGGTTTACTCACAATGAAGTCCATCGCCAGGGAAGATTAACGTCTAGCAGTATTCGGGCAACCATTTCAGATCATTGTTGCTATACATGCttctcaaggtcaagagaGGTGGTGATGGCGAGAGCGGACGAGTCCGTGTGGCAATGACGCAGGGCGAACGATAACAATAGAGAGATTGTGCGGAGGCAAGAGTATGCGCTACTGCTATGTTTGCAGATGGGGAAGAATGGACTATACCAGACCAATGAGACCTGTCAGACCAGGAGTGACAGTGAAATGTGAATGGACCAGAATTAATAAAGCTGCGAGGGCCAGCTTGCAGGCCACATTAAAGTGGGAGGAGGTGGACAGATAGATAGATTGACTGAGAACGGCAGTAGGAAGTATCAAGGAATATAATAGAGAGACAGGCGGCGAATAacaatataataataagtaattgtcatcaaagaagaataacaaataatattattcttggagaaacagaagcaaaagaaagagataaACTGCGATGCTCAGTATGGAGCAGTACTTACTCCTAGTGGTTCGATTGATGGAGCAACCTACTTTTGCATTTCTAAATTTTAAacaacttttttttcttttcttcgtccCTTGGATTATTTTCCTCTGCTCAGTACATGGTCTCTGACTTGTCTCCAAGTCCACAATAGTCAACAAAGTAGCGTCTTTCTAGAACATTTACTCGATCCGTAACTTTTGCTGTTTCCAGCCATTATCGGAAGGTAAAGGGAGACGGGGAAGATGGGAGAATGGTATTGGATGCGTATGGTATTGTCATTAAGCTGGTGGAGGATTGCCGAACACAGCAAGAGGCCCAATGACCAGTAGACTTTATGGGTAAAGATGAGGGATCCGGTACTGTCTGACTAGTAACCGCTAGTAAATGTACGGGGAAAGTATCGGAGGGCATACAGGGTATATCCGTACAGCCCGAACACACTTCTACACTGTCAGTCGGTAGGTCAGTACTTGAACGTCGTCAGACGAGGGCTATTCTGGGTTCTAGCTATCTATTTCTTGTTTATCATGGACTTTCCAGCATATAAGCATCTATAGACGATTAAAGCATGGAAGTAATGCTGGTCGGGGTTTCATCCGGCCATGGCGTACCCAAGTCGACGGGTACGCAATCGAAGGTTTGTAGAACGAAAAATAGAAGAAGTCAATCCGTCCCAGAATCCAGATCCGTCGTTTCCTGCGCTATTTTCTGGTCGCTCGATGGACATGGTTGTCTCTGATTATAATTGGGCAGCATTATTTGGATGCCCCTTTAGTCTAGCTCCGTCGGGTAGGATGAACGATGGTAATCAGAGGAGAATAAAAATACAGATTATTATATTGCTAAGTGCAAGAAAACATCCGCTGCTGCAGCCTGCAGCTTACCTCGGAATTGG of Aspergillus fumigatus Af293 chromosome 2, whole genome shotgun sequence contains these proteins:
- a CDS encoding folliculin domain-containing protein, producing the protein MEAFSVRKDSVLTMPLYQLSLTHFCEVHGPTSIICSQVLPFSCSQCYPETSDFSPDDTPATSHDTQSSHGMRNRLGDARDTKATKRPDASGATVGKSPKIEDSPYFLKNQPNSSEPSKLNILGGADGDTCASCSLTLPDDVSRQLPPGAPGTASRDGKGRNSSPVLRSREVVYSCGTSHSDGDDSAHDLHGHASLPDSIHSSSVASDASCHTHILTYLSLRGPPNPSDYALLRRSSIRTLSCELLPRGLSSGPLCFGDATAGYTIAYVFRLPDPMARGKRRSYALVALAGKDAGRAFRACPVIWRAFGRIATGIVNSAEKYQEEEAKRLEEQNDAANRANNRHYTPVSSFLTGRRVDPDGQPRRLGQIRARNLSEIVGNQYIFAEIHAHFVALLQQLGSMFGAVPISEERFICSTLGDDVDVKSRRGTSIDNGKDSTSKGKSESDLGLSGLDLSSGPKPIPIAARRTVIA